The sequence CGAATGACCAGGAAACAAAGCATCGGGTCGATGCGATTGTTTACCAACCCCTTCAACAAATTAGTGGTTCGATAACCGGAGAGCATGGGGTAGGTTTGGAAAAAAAATCATGGCTTTACCTAAGTCGCACCGCGGAAGAAATTGAGCTGATGAAAACACTAAAAAAAGCTTTAGATCCCCAAGGCATTTTGAATCCGGGGAAATTGCTGCCTGATTAGGTGGGGGTGGTTTACCTGGTAAGAGGATTCAATAGATTGCCAGGGGACGACGGTATCGGTCGTTGTTATCTGGCTGACTGACAGCCAGAATTGTTAACTCATTGATGAACATGATACAAAGTAGGTCATCGTTAATGATAAGATAACGGTCTTGCAGGGAGAAGGCAAAGAGGGAAGTTACGGTAGTAGCATACGACCCTCTACTGTCTTTCTAGGGAGAGCAAGCTTCTCTGGTAGAATATGAATGTTGGCTCAGCTTTAAAAATCGGTATTACTATGCAAAAATCACTGCTTCTGGTTGGCTTCCTGACCTTCTTATTTTTTAGCTATTCTTCGGCGCAAACAACACAAAGCGTAACTAGAGCTAAAACCACCTATACCAATCCCCTGCCAGTCCAGTTTGGTGACCCGTACGTTTTATACACTCAGGGCACCTACTATATGTACGGCACAGGCGGTGGTGCAGATAAGGGATTTGCCGCGTATTCCTCAAAAGATATGGTCAACTGGAAGTCGGAAGGGCAGGTGTATTTTCACAATAATAAAAATGGCTGGAGCGATCCAAAAGCCAGTTGGGGTGGTGCCTATTGGGCTCCTGAGGTGTATGAAGTAAAAGGTAAATATTACCTGGTTTACAGTGCACAGTGGCAGGTTAACCCAACTCAGGAAGTCGAAAATTTCCGGATTGGCGTTGCCGTTGCCGATAAGCCCACCGGTCCGTTTATCGACCTATCCAATAAACCAATTTTTGATCCTGGATATCCCATCATTGATGCCAATGTGTTTTTTGATACCAACGGCAAAGCCTATTTATACTTCTCGCGTTGCTGTTACAAACATCCGGTCGATAGCGAAGTGGCCGATTTGGCCCGAAAAAAAGGGTGGTACAATGCAATTGAAGAAAGCTGGGTATATGGTATCGAACTTAAACCCGACTTTTCAGGCGTCATCGGCGAACCGGTTTTAGTACTGAGACCGCCCGTTAGCCTCAGCGACAAACAGGCCGACTGGGAAAGCCGGTCCGTTACGGCTCGTGAAGTCAACCGCCGTTGGACGGAAGGTTCGGTTACATTCAAAAAAGACAACCTGTATTACATCATGTATTCGGCCAATCACTTCGGCGGTCGGTATTATGCCATTGGATACGCCACGTCCAGCTCACCATTAGGACCATTTAAAAAAGCGGCTAATAACCCAATACTGCAGCAAAATACCGACCAGGGTGGGAATGTTACAGGAACAGGGCATAACAGCATTGCCTACTCGCCGGATCGAAAAGAGATGTTCTGTGTTTATCATGCAAGAACCGCCAAAACCGGAGACGAACGGGTGGTTTGTATTGATCGTATGGAGGTGAAAAATGGCAAAATAATGATCGCCGGCCCAACTACTACACCACAAAAACTCCCCTCAGGTGCGACGAAAACACTGAATAACAATTGAAGGCAAAGCCGTTGCTCTGTGGTTGGCAGCAGCAACGGCTGATCAGCCTAGGCCAGAACCCGTACGTACGGTCGGTCGGACCCGCGAAGTATTGCCCTGCACAAAGACTTCGAAAATAGCTGTCAACTCATTGACCGAAATGCTCATCTTATCTGCCCGCTCCATAGCCTGGCCTATGTCGGCAAACGCACCCATACTGATCAGACTTACAGATATTCTTCTTTATTCGTTTTTGTGTTAATCACTGGTAGACCTTTGATAACGGCTCCACGATCAACGCCATCCAGAAAGGACATTATACCAGCTTGATTTCGGCTTTCCCGAAACCGGGAGTACACATAACCCTCCTCAAGCGACAAAGCGGCTAAACCATTTAACTTTTCTTTCCTGACAAAGTAGGCATTGACACCCGCCTGATTACAGCCCACAAAGGCATAGCCTTTCTCAATCGCTAATTCATATAAAGCGGGAAGCGAAGCACCAAAGTACAAATACGAGTAATGAGCCTGCTCGCGCTTGAAATTAGGGCTGTAAGGTATACTAATCGGTCGTTCGGACCCGAACAAACTATTATATTCGATGACCACAATATCGGCCTCGACCACCGTAATGGCTTTCCATACCCAATAATCATTCCCGTCGATATCAATACTAAGCAACCCGATCTGACCAACAATGCCATTGTCAACCAGCAGTTGGTTTATGTTTTCGGCGGTAATAAAACTGGTAATTGCTTTTAGGCTATAGCGCCAATAAAACGAACTCGTCTTAATAGAATCAATAAAGGTCGATGAACCATCGATAATTAACCCCTTCCAATTATTATTCATTAACAAAAAGCGGGAGTTGGCTTCTTCATAATCCTCCACGCCAAATTCAACGAATGTGTCTACGTGGGGTTTGACCCTATCAATCAGATATTGAATAATGCCGTCATCCCCAAATTGAGAAAATACCTTAAATTCGGCTTCCTTAATGGTTGTAGCCTGCTTGATAAGTTTAGCCAGCGCAGCCCCCATCACTAGTTTAGTGGCTATGTTATCTTCTTTGGCTTGTCTGAGTTGCCCTTGCACTTGATTGATTTGTGCTTGCAGCGGTTCGATAAGCCATTGCCTTATTCTTTTGGTTAATTTCATACGACTTGACAGTTGTGGCTATCAACAAAAAGTACCGTTTTACAATGGGTCTTAGTAACCCATGTTCACCCGGTTATGATACGTTTTTCTTGTTCGTTATGGCGGACTGGTCAAGCAGTCAACGGAATGAGCCAGCGCGGCTGCCGCTTTGCTTTTTGATGGAGAAGGGCAATGCCCGACGGATGGTGCTTTAAGACACTTTTTAGAGAAATTTTACCGTTGAAGGTGCTCAAAATCATTCTTAATGAAGGGGCTATTTGTTGGTTAGAGGGGTCGAAGCCGATGCTTTTGAACGAGTCATGAGGGGTAAGGCCCCCTTTTTAAACGCCCCCGATCTAAAAAACGATGTATGGCCTTAAGTGTTTCAAGCTTTCAAGTTGATAGCATGATGAATACAAAAGTGCATCAGCCAGAAAAGGCGAGATGATATAATAGAGCGATGTTTAAAAAAATTGTAAGATATAGAGTTGGGTGAAGTCGTAACTAGCACACGGGCAGATGTTAAGCCATCAACTAGCATTAGGATCGAATTTCTGCATTATTAATGGTTGAAGACTCACTTATCTTCTGAAACCGAAATCTCCTTCCCATCAGCATACAATTTGCCCCAATTACATAAGCTGTCCAAAATCGGAACTAAGTCAAGGCCTTTGTTAGTCAAAATATACTTTATGCCAGTTGGTACTGTATTCGGGATTTCCCTTTTTATCAATATTGCGTGACTTTCCAACTCCTTCAGTTGTCTTGCTAAAACCATCTCAGAAATACCGGGCAATCGTTGCTGTAAGAGATGAAAACGATCATTACCCTGGGAGATGTAGTAAACAATTTGTGATTTCCACCGACCACTCACCATACTAATTGCGGAATTGCGTTCACACACCTGAAACAAGAACTGCTCATTCAGATAATTAGTCGATTGTTTTTTTCTCATAATCAAAAAGTAAAGGCTAACAATTATGTTAGCCATTGCCCGTAAAATGGCCTATAAAGACATTTGTAAAAATAAAAAAAAATGAAAATTACCATCTTTATAGCTGTTTCGACAAATGGCTTCATATCCAATGCAAGAAACGTTCCTGACTGGTTGTCGGAGGAATATGGGCAGGGACTTTATGCTATTTGCCAAAAATTTAACGCAGTTATCATGGGTAAGACAACTTATGATATACTGGCCCCGAATTATCTTCCCCTTCAAAATGAGGGAACAACAGTTGTGCTGACCACTCACAAACAGGCAAAATCAGATAACTCAACCGTAGTTTTCACGCAAGGTAGCCCATCTGAGATCGTTCAAATGCTCACTGACAAAGGCCACACCGAAGCGGTTATAATTGGAGGGGCAATGGCTATGAGTGAGTTTGTAAATGCTGGTCTCGTGAATGACATTTATTTTGTCATGGAGCCCGTCCTTTTCGGAAACGGCTTGCCCCTACTGAAAGGAGTTGAGATGGATTTTAAACTGAATCTATTAGAGGTTACAAAATTAAATAATAGCTCTCTCCAATTGCATTATGAATTACAAAAATAACCTAATTTGAGGTCTTATCAGCACAAATGCTATGTTATCGACCGTCGTTATCAGTAAGCCTGACAATATGGAAGTGGCAAGGCGAAAGTCCATTACACCGAAATAGCTGGACTGTTTTAAACGGGGCAGTCACTGGGCTTATGAGCTTTTGTAATGACAAAGTCACTTCAGACAGATGGATCAACTAAACTAGTGTAACTCACTGGCTATGAGAAAACAAGTGCTTTTTATACAGGGCGGAGGTGAGAATGGATATGAGGCAGACGACAAGCTAGTGGCTTCATTGCAAAACGCATTGGGGACAAACTATGAGATCAGTTACCCCCGGTTGCAAACGGATGAGGCTGCTCCGGATTTTGGTTGGATCAAACAAATCGGAAATGAAATTGATAAACTCGAAGATGGCGTTATTTTGGTTGCCCATTCCTTAGGTGCCTCACTATTGCTTAAATACCTGTCTGAAAAGAAGGCATCGAAAAAGGTAGCCGGGATCTTGTTGCTATCCACCCCATTTTGGACTGGTAACGAGGAATGGGTACAGGGTTTAAAACTTCAGGGAGATTTCGCCCAGCGCCTTCCCCTAAATAGTCGGATCTTCTTCTACCATTGCCGAGACGATGAAGAGGTCCCGTTCGATCATCTTGCCACTTATAGGCAAAAACTTCCAGCAGCCACTTTTCGCGAAATTGAACGCGGGGGACACCAGCTCGGAAACAATCTTACTATAGTAGCCAAGGACATTCAAAATCTATAAATTCTTCACAAAGCAGTCATCTCGTACATAAGCTGAATAATCCACGGATTATTTACATAAATTGTCTCTGATGGAACAGGTAACACGTATATCGCCATCCCTTACTAAAGAGGGTAAACCATAAAAAATTAAGGCATTGAACCTGAATAATTGAATAATGTGTGTTAGTCACGATCTCATCTGACAGATTGATTACTCAAATTGGCCTTAGACATGTCAGCTACCAGGTCTCTAAACTAAATACTTTACTTTTTTAAGATTCCTTTGTCAACGCTGTCGTTAATAAGCTCTTCTGCATATTGCCAGATTGTATTGGAACCCTGTTGAATCACCTGTTTTTTGGCGTACACCTGATCATAATTCACCCCGAATTCAGTCCATGTACCCCCATTGTTCGACACATTCTGGAGTAGCGGTTCGAATCGGTCCATAGCTCGGGCAAACTTAGCTTCGTTTGTTTGCCGCTCTTCAAACTCTTCCCAAATGGCGATCATTTCATTTGCCTGATGGTCAGGTAGTAAGCCAAAGATCCGTTTAGCCGCTTCCCGTTCTTCAGTCGTATTGTCATGGCTTTTTTGCGTATCATAAATAAATGTGTCTCCAGCATCTATTTCAACAATATCATGAATCAGAAGCATTTTAATAACCTTGAGCAAATCAATCGGAAAATTTGTATGCTCGGCTAAAACAATGGCCATCAAGGATAGATGCCAGCTGTGTTCTGCGTCATTCTCGTTTCGATCACTGTTTAACAGTTTCGTCTTGCGAAGGATATATTTAAGCTTATCCACTTCCTTTATAAACTCAACCTGCTTTAAGAGATTAGCCGTTTCCATTTGTTCCTGTTTGATGATGGAACAAAATTGAGTGATAAGACTGTAAACGCAATTGCCAATTGGCAAGAAACACATTAGGGAATATTTTTTCGTATCCGACTGAGCGAGGATGGAGTGATGCCCAGATAAGAGGCTAACATATTGAGCGGAACACGATTGGCCAGTCCTGGGTAATGGTCGAGAAAATTCAGATATCTTTTTTGAGCGTCCTGAACCAACATATTGCTGGTAACCTTCAACTTATTTTCCAGTACATAGGACGTGATTTTAACGAATATATCGTGCCATTCGGGGATGAGAGCGGAAAGCTGTGTAAAGTCCTCTTTGGAAAAAACTAA comes from Spirosoma aureum and encodes:
- a CDS encoding glycoside hydrolase family 43 protein, translated to MQKSLLLVGFLTFLFFSYSSAQTTQSVTRAKTTYTNPLPVQFGDPYVLYTQGTYYMYGTGGGADKGFAAYSSKDMVNWKSEGQVYFHNNKNGWSDPKASWGGAYWAPEVYEVKGKYYLVYSAQWQVNPTQEVENFRIGVAVADKPTGPFIDLSNKPIFDPGYPIIDANVFFDTNGKAYLYFSRCCYKHPVDSEVADLARKKGWYNAIEESWVYGIELKPDFSGVIGEPVLVLRPPVSLSDKQADWESRSVTAREVNRRWTEGSVTFKKDNLYYIMYSANHFGGRYYAIGYATSSSPLGPFKKAANNPILQQNTDQGGNVTGTGHNSIAYSPDRKEMFCVYHARTAKTGDERVVCIDRMEVKNGKIMIAGPTTTPQKLPSGATKTLNNN
- a CDS encoding winged helix-turn-helix transcriptional regulator; the encoded protein is MRKKQSTNYLNEQFLFQVCERNSAISMVSGRWKSQIVYYISQGNDRFHLLQQRLPGISEMVLARQLKELESHAILIKREIPNTVPTGIKYILTNKGLDLVPILDSLCNWGKLYADGKEISVSEDK
- a CDS encoding dihydrofolate reductase family protein encodes the protein MKITIFIAVSTNGFISNARNVPDWLSEEYGQGLYAICQKFNAVIMGKTTYDILAPNYLPLQNEGTTVVLTTHKQAKSDNSTVVFTQGSPSEIVQMLTDKGHTEAVIIGGAMAMSEFVNAGLVNDIYFVMEPVLFGNGLPLLKGVEMDFKLNLLEVTKLNNSSLQLHYELQK
- a CDS encoding alpha/beta hydrolase; its protein translation is MRKQVLFIQGGGENGYEADDKLVASLQNALGTNYEISYPRLQTDEAAPDFGWIKQIGNEIDKLEDGVILVAHSLGASLLLKYLSEKKASKKVAGILLLSTPFWTGNEEWVQGLKLQGDFAQRLPLNSRIFFYHCRDDEEVPFDHLATYRQKLPAATFREIERGGHQLGNNLTIVAKDIQNL
- a CDS encoding HD domain-containing protein, with translation METANLLKQVEFIKEVDKLKYILRKTKLLNSDRNENDAEHSWHLSLMAIVLAEHTNFPIDLLKVIKMLLIHDIVEIDAGDTFIYDTQKSHDNTTEEREAAKRIFGLLPDHQANEMIAIWEEFEERQTNEAKFARAMDRFEPLLQNVSNNGGTWTEFGVNYDQVYAKKQVIQQGSNTIWQYAEELINDSVDKGILKK